The sequence AGACCACTTCAAGAAGGTGATCTGGCGCGGACTCATCGTCGCCCTCGTCATGCTCGCCGTCGGCGGACTCCTCGCCGCCTACCCCCTGTTCTAAGAAACCTGCCCACGAGTATCTATACGTGCGCGGTCTGTCGGTCGAGGACAACTCTCCGGCAGGCCGCGCGTTCACATACTCGAACACGGCAGCACCATCCTTGCGGCCGTGCAGACGAACCGGGAACCGCGGTGGAATGAACTTACCCGAACGCTCAAGATGTGCCCTCAGCCAAAGTCGTAGCAGATGCAGGAAAACTCTTGCCAATGCCTGCCCAACTCAAGGGCCAATAATGGATATTCAGTCAACCTGCTGGGCTCGGACAAGCCGCTTCGGTGACTCTGATCCGTCCACACTTGGGGTCAATTCGGGCTATCCACGGCTAAACTTCGGGAGCGTTGGGGTGGCTCCCTGGCAGCAGTAGCGGTGGATAACCCATGGAATTGTCCCCGGGTGTTGGCGGCGGCAACGTGGCTCTCAGTGGAACCAGATCTAAGTCTCTTAGCCAAGCGCCCTGGGTGTGTCAGGTTGGGGTGTACATCAAGCTGATGGGCATCTTGGGGCCGGGTTTACGCAAGGCGGCAGTCGTGGATTCAACTCCCGTTCTTAAGCACTAGCGGGGCCCGAATTGTCAGGGCTTTGGTCACCACGAATTGCCCTCGGGTTGCTGCTGAAGGCGGCGTCGAAGCTGGTTTGGGAGGCGGGGAAGTCGTATTTTTTCAGGGCGGCGAGTGCTTCGGGGGCGCCGTGGAGGCGGTCCATGCCGGCGTCTTCCCATTCGATGCTGATGGGCCCGTTGTAGCCGATGGCGGCGAGGGCGCGGAAGGAGGCTTCCCAGGGGACGTCGCCGCGTCCGGCGGAGACGAAGTCCCAGCCGCGGCGGGGGTCGCCCCAGGGCAGGTGGGAGCCCAGGACGGTGTTGCGGCCGGTCTGGCGGATCTTGGTGTCCTTGCAGTCCACGTGGTAGATCCGGTCCTTGAAGTCCCAGATGAAGGAGACGGGGTCGATGCCTTGCCACATCATGTGGGAGGGGTCCCAGTTCAGGCCGAACGCTTCGCGGTGGCCGATGGCTTCGAGGGTGCGCACGGTGGTCCAGTAGTCGTAGGCGATCTCGGAGGGGTGGACTTCGTGGGCGAAGCGGACGCCGCATTCGTCGAAGACGTCCAGGATGGGGTTCCAGCGGTCGGCGAAGTCCTGGTAGCCGGCGTCGATGACCTTCTCCGGGACGGGCGGGAACATGGCCACGTATTGCCAGATGGCGGAGCCGGTGAACCCGACGACGGTGTCCACGCCGAGTGCTTTGGCGAGCCGGGCGGTGTGTTTCATTTCCTCGGCGGCGCGTTGGCGGACGCCTTCGGGGTCGCCGTCGCCCCAGACCTTGGACCCGACGATGGCTTCGTGGCGGAAGTCGATGGGGTCATCGCAGACGGCCTGGCCCTTGAGGTGGTTGGAGATGGCCCAGACCTTGAGGTTGTACTTCTCCAGGACGGCGAGTTTGGACTCGACGTAGCCGGGTTCGTCCCAGCGCCAGGCGTCCAGGTGGTCCCCGGACACGGCGATTTCCAGGCCGTCGTAGCCCCAGCCGGAGGCGAGCCGGGCGACTTCTTCAAAGGGCAGGTCGGCCCACTGGCCGGTGAACAGGGTAAACGGGCGGGGCATGGTCAGGCTCCTTGGAGGACGGGGGTGCTAGTGGCGGACGACGGTGAGGGTGCTTTTGTTGGC comes from Pseudarthrobacter sp. NIBRBAC000502770 and encodes:
- a CDS encoding sugar phosphate isomerase/epimerase is translated as MPRPFTLFTGQWADLPFEEVARLASGWGYDGLEIAVSGDHLDAWRWDEPGYVESKLAVLEKYNLKVWAISNHLKGQAVCDDPIDFRHEAIVGSKVWGDGDPEGVRQRAAEEMKHTARLAKALGVDTVVGFTGSAIWQYVAMFPPVPEKVIDAGYQDFADRWNPILDVFDECGVRFAHEVHPSEIAYDYWTTVRTLEAIGHREAFGLNWDPSHMMWQGIDPVSFIWDFKDRIYHVDCKDTKIRQTGRNTVLGSHLPWGDPRRGWDFVSAGRGDVPWEASFRALAAIGYNGPISIEWEDAGMDRLHGAPEALAALKKYDFPASQTSFDAAFSSNPRAIRGDQSPDNSGPASA